From Longimicrobiaceae bacterium, the proteins below share one genomic window:
- a CDS encoding tetratricopeptide repeat protein has protein sequence MPPSVPTPVSPPPLSERDRKILLGLAARIDPGDSGAHNNLGVLYFNKGMLDEAVIQFQRALEIDPRMQVAQRNLEIAYFNTGYYHRLIRELSERLATAPDDTAARRRLARAYLSTGDHAAAARELSYILAETPNDLQTLLELGRVEKEAGRYDAALVWLRRGIELDPGSGVFRFHLGELEYHRGMLAEAREHLEQAIRILPDFADAYHLLAFVLGDLGEDGAAAEAAERARQLNPALSRAETNLSLDHYNPAHYGELVGNRDARPDVVQSGYLAGYHLGIAYRQRGLYAEALRELERALAAGEDTGLVRQAIAEVRLVRGEVEEAAALYRELLKGDPHSPKLLNELGVALHRQGNTAGAERCYRRALEADPEYALAWNNLAVVRMHRGDAAAAGECLARTVELRPRLMDGWFNLGLLAEQTRRFPQALRAYRAGTEADPNALAAWIGIGRVLSEMDRFAEARNALARAVEIDPDSAAARYHLGFVLARLGEYDAARRETERALALDPYYPAPRYRLAIDLQFEFTEVLAPELDVASRVAAGEAVPTFDFDAAELAHAFSALQSPRAAEPPPAAAEEDPFRLARDYLSKGLLARAAAEVRRLVAQGAEPVEAALLAAEILMGQGYFGEALERYDSALVRLEDRPGDPRLGRIWLGRAEALLRLGRAADAHQAARQAEAYAGAEAEALRSHGEAYLLERKAGAAVEAFRKLTTLRPEDPTPWRELGAALRLAGDLRGAEEALDRALTLDPDFVAARVELAEVLLQQGREEEAAAMSETALEVLPGYPDAAMLLAEVRRRQGRHPEAVDLMVDLLSRDAYHLSGLLALGRILEEWGRRDDAIHALRRAVRLDPNFREAVAELERLEVLAGEDAPGTWEGREPVAATSTTPGSDARCARD, from the coding sequence GTGCCGCCTTCTGTACCGACGCCGGTCTCTCCGCCCCCTCTGTCGGAGCGGGATCGTAAGATCCTGCTCGGGCTCGCCGCGAGGATCGACCCGGGGGACTCGGGGGCTCACAACAACCTGGGTGTCCTCTACTTCAACAAGGGAATGCTGGATGAGGCGGTCATCCAGTTCCAGCGCGCGCTCGAGATCGACCCGCGGATGCAGGTGGCGCAGCGGAACCTGGAGATCGCCTATTTCAACACCGGATACTACCACCGCCTGATCCGCGAGCTGTCCGAACGGCTCGCTACGGCACCGGACGACACCGCCGCGCGCCGACGGCTGGCCCGCGCCTACCTGAGCACCGGCGACCACGCCGCAGCGGCGAGGGAGCTGAGCTATATCCTGGCGGAGACGCCGAACGACCTCCAGACCCTCCTGGAGCTGGGCAGGGTGGAAAAGGAGGCAGGCCGGTATGACGCCGCGCTGGTGTGGCTCCGCCGCGGGATCGAGCTCGATCCGGGAAGCGGCGTTTTTCGATTTCACCTCGGCGAGCTGGAGTATCACCGGGGCATGCTGGCGGAAGCCCGTGAGCACCTCGAGCAGGCCATTCGCATCCTCCCCGACTTCGCGGATGCGTATCACCTCCTGGCTTTCGTGCTGGGGGACCTGGGAGAGGACGGAGCCGCCGCGGAGGCCGCCGAACGCGCGCGGCAGCTGAATCCAGCGCTCAGCCGGGCGGAAACGAATCTCTCGCTCGACCATTACAACCCCGCGCACTACGGCGAGCTGGTGGGGAATCGCGATGCCCGCCCGGACGTGGTGCAGAGCGGATACCTGGCGGGCTACCACCTCGGCATCGCGTATCGGCAGCGTGGCCTCTACGCGGAGGCGCTACGCGAGCTGGAGCGGGCTCTGGCGGCGGGCGAGGACACGGGGCTGGTGCGACAGGCCATCGCGGAGGTCCGCCTTGTCCGCGGAGAGGTCGAGGAGGCGGCCGCCCTCTATCGCGAGCTGCTGAAGGGAGATCCGCACAGCCCGAAGCTGCTGAACGAGCTCGGCGTGGCTCTGCATCGCCAGGGCAACACCGCCGGGGCGGAACGCTGCTACCGCCGCGCCCTGGAGGCGGATCCCGAGTACGCGCTCGCCTGGAACAACCTCGCGGTGGTGCGGATGCACCGCGGTGACGCGGCGGCCGCCGGGGAATGTCTCGCCCGCACGGTCGAGCTCAGGCCCCGCCTGATGGACGGTTGGTTCAATCTGGGGTTGCTGGCGGAGCAGACTCGCCGTTTCCCGCAGGCGCTGCGGGCGTACCGCGCGGGTACCGAGGCCGATCCGAACGCACTGGCAGCGTGGATCGGGATCGGACGGGTACTGAGCGAGATGGACCGCTTCGCCGAGGCTCGCAATGCCCTCGCGCGAGCGGTGGAGATCGATCCCGATTCCGCGGCGGCCCGATACCACCTGGGCTTCGTGCTGGCACGGTTGGGGGAGTACGACGCGGCGCGCCGGGAGACGGAGCGTGCGCTCGCACTCGATCCGTATTACCCCGCGCCGCGCTACCGCCTCGCCATCGACCTGCAGTTCGAGTTCACCGAGGTGTTGGCGCCGGAGCTGGACGTCGCCTCTCGGGTCGCAGCCGGAGAGGCGGTTCCGACCTTCGACTTCGACGCCGCGGAGCTGGCACACGCTTTCAGCGCGCTCCAGTCTCCGAGAGCGGCGGAGCCTCCACCCGCTGCCGCGGAGGAGGATCCCTTCCGCCTGGCGAGGGACTACCTGAGCAAGGGGTTGCTGGCCCGTGCTGCCGCAGAGGTTCGCCGACTCGTGGCCCAGGGCGCCGAACCGGTGGAGGCAGCCCTGCTGGCGGCCGAGATTCTGATGGGGCAGGGGTACTTCGGCGAGGCGCTGGAGCGCTACGACTCTGCCCTGGTGCGGCTCGAGGACCGACCCGGCGACCCGCGCTTGGGCCGCATCTGGCTGGGGCGCGCCGAAGCCCTGTTGCGTCTGGGTCGTGCTGCCGATGCGCATCAGGCCGCACGGCAGGCGGAGGCATACGCGGGCGCCGAAGCTGAAGCACTGCGCAGCCATGGCGAGGCGTACCTGCTCGAGCGGAAGGCGGGTGCGGCAGTGGAGGCGTTCCGTAAGCTCACCACTCTGCGGCCCGAGGATCCCACGCCGTGGCGCGAGCTCGGCGCCGCCCTGCGGCTCGCCGGCGACCTGAGAGGCGCGGAGGAAGCGCTCGACCGCGCCCTCACGCTCGATCCCGACTTCGTGGCGGCGCGGGTGGAGTTGGCGGAGGTCCTGCTGCAACAGGGGCGCGAAGAGGAAGCTGCGGCAATGAGCGAGACTGCGCTCGAGGTACTGCCGGGCTACCCCGACGCAGCCATGCTGCTGGCGGAGGTTCGTCGGCGGCAGGGCCGTCATCCCGAGGCGGTCGACCTGATGGTCGATCTGCTCAGCCGCGACGCCTACCACCTCTCCGGTCTGCTCGCGCTGGGGCGAATCCTGGAGGAGTGGGGCCGAAGGGACGATGCGATCCACGCCCTGCGACGCGCGGTGCGCCTCGATCCGAACTTCCGCGAGGCCGTAGCGGAGCTGGAGCGGCTCGAGGTGCTGGCGGGAGAAGACGCACCGGGCACGTGGGAAGGAAGGGAGCCGGTCGCGGCGACTTCGACCACCCCGGGGTCCGACGCGCGCTGCGCGCGGGACTGA
- a CDS encoding DUF4388 domain-containing protein, with protein MAFEGPLRELALTDVIQLLYLSRKTGTLSITGEGAPRPGLIHFDEGFVVGARSAGEISPLGRLLVMAGKATMRQVEAALEAQRREPGRRIGTLLAETQGIPVRDIQRQLRFQVEEAVFELVRWRDGHFRFEETERPQNGGIPVRIPSEALLMESMRRADEWTEMASGDPDASLVPALVDSAAGAAGVLDLQPREWQVLAAIDGSRTLREIAREIGRAEFDVAKAVYSLASGGVVELKTRPSAPRPGARRDPSSAAVDGVEAELRAERIGEALRRAEGLRESHPASGVARLLYGRALVASGEIERGVAALKEAVQLDPLLAAGYFHLGMAAARLGDFGRGRENLTTFSRLPDAPPRDVEIAMRAVQLMTELSALLEEIR; from the coding sequence ATGGCCTTCGAGGGTCCGCTGCGTGAGCTCGCGCTCACGGACGTCATCCAGCTCCTGTACCTCTCGCGTAAGACCGGAACGCTGTCGATTACCGGCGAGGGAGCGCCACGCCCGGGGCTGATCCACTTCGACGAGGGGTTTGTCGTCGGCGCGCGATCGGCGGGAGAGATCAGTCCGCTGGGTCGCCTGCTGGTGATGGCGGGAAAGGCCACCATGCGCCAGGTTGAAGCCGCCCTGGAGGCCCAGCGGCGGGAACCGGGGCGTCGAATCGGCACTCTGCTGGCGGAGACGCAGGGCATCCCGGTACGTGACATCCAGCGCCAGCTCCGCTTTCAGGTGGAGGAGGCGGTTTTCGAGCTGGTCCGCTGGCGCGACGGCCACTTCCGCTTCGAGGAGACCGAACGGCCGCAGAACGGGGGAATCCCCGTTCGGATCCCCTCGGAAGCGCTGCTCATGGAATCCATGCGGCGTGCCGACGAGTGGACGGAGATGGCGAGCGGCGATCCCGACGCATCGCTGGTCCCCGCGTTGGTCGACAGCGCTGCCGGAGCGGCCGGGGTGCTCGACCTGCAGCCGCGGGAATGGCAGGTACTGGCCGCGATCGACGGTTCGCGCACACTGCGCGAGATTGCCCGAGAGATCGGGCGCGCGGAGTTCGACGTGGCCAAGGCTGTGTACAGCCTGGCGTCGGGAGGCGTGGTCGAGCTGAAGACCCGTCCCTCCGCTCCGCGCCCCGGCGCCAGGCGCGACCCCTCGAGCGCAGCCGTCGACGGCGTGGAAGCGGAGCTACGTGCGGAAAGGATCGGCGAGGCGCTCCGGCGGGCAGAAGGACTGCGCGAGAGCCACCCGGCGTCGGGCGTCGCCAGGCTGCTGTACGGGCGCGCGCTGGTCGCCTCTGGAGAGATCGAGCGGGGCGTTGCAGCGCTGAAGGAGGCTGTGCAACTGGATCCGCTCCTTGCGGCGGGATACTTCCACCTGGGAATGGCCGCGGCTCGCCTGGGCGATTTCGGGCGCGGGCGGGAGAACCTGACCACCTTCTCGCGCCTGCCCGATGCCCCGCCGAGGGACGTCGAGATCGCGATGCGTGCGGTGCAGCTCATGACGGAGCTCAGCGCGCTGCTGGAGGAGATTCGATGA
- a CDS encoding tetratricopeptide repeat protein yields the protein MTSQIEAQRVRRWQEEVARDPGSPSFLPLAEVYRKEGRLAVALRLCVRGLERNPDHVEGHVLLGRIYRELGEPEPACDELDIALRLDPEHRSARRALGYLYLERRMWAEAVRHLEIAAEHDRHDPRLASALALARRNLSAEGPPAPAPHALQEALDRFARGARVRLALLMESNGRILARHGSAEGIDLAALTTLGAGIQSASREIARMLGQRQFEQLYQGQGDRQLFLAPIPTPTGELILVALFGRSTNVGLVRVRFDEMLRECAEHDWTSAQSGSARDAAAFEAHLASGLGLHGERDAAASGGGRGVPPNSA from the coding sequence ATGACATCACAGATCGAGGCACAGCGCGTCCGACGCTGGCAGGAAGAGGTCGCCAGGGACCCCGGCAGCCCCTCCTTTCTCCCCCTGGCGGAGGTCTATCGGAAAGAAGGGCGCCTCGCCGTGGCCCTGCGCCTCTGCGTGCGCGGGCTCGAGCGCAACCCCGATCACGTGGAGGGGCACGTCCTGCTCGGCCGCATCTATCGGGAGTTGGGGGAGCCCGAGCCCGCCTGCGACGAGCTGGACATCGCGTTGCGCCTCGATCCGGAGCATCGCTCGGCGCGCCGGGCGCTCGGCTATCTCTACCTGGAACGGAGGATGTGGGCCGAGGCAGTCCGGCACCTGGAGATCGCCGCCGAGCACGACCGGCACGATCCGCGGCTGGCCAGCGCGTTAGCCCTGGCCCGGCGAAATCTTTCCGCGGAAGGTCCACCGGCGCCGGCCCCGCACGCCCTCCAGGAGGCGCTCGATCGCTTCGCGCGGGGGGCGCGTGTTCGCCTGGCGCTGTTGATGGAGAGCAACGGCCGAATTCTGGCGCGGCACGGTAGCGCCGAGGGGATCGATCTGGCGGCGCTCACCACGCTCGGGGCCGGCATCCAGTCGGCTTCACGCGAGATTGCCCGCATGCTGGGGCAGCGACAGTTCGAGCAGCTGTACCAGGGGCAGGGGGATCGCCAGCTATTTCTGGCGCCGATACCCACGCCCACCGGCGAACTGATCCTGGTGGCGTTGTTCGGTCGATCCACCAACGTGGGCCTCGTGCGCGTGCGCTTCGACGAGATGCTGCGCGAATGCGCGGAGCACGACTGGACGTCTGCGCAATCGGGCTCGGCGCGAGACGCGGCCGCCTTCGAGGCGCATCTCGCGTCCGGCCTGGGGTTGCACGGAGAGCGGGACGCGGCTGCCTCAGGTGGTGGCCGCGGCGTGCCCCCTAACTCCGCCTGA
- a CDS encoding GTPase domain-containing protein, translating into MSLVNYSTREITCKIVYYGPGRSGKTTNLQHIHSLLPEETRGRIVSLATEMDRTLFFDFLPLDLGRISGFQVRFQLYTVPGQVYYDATRRLVLQGADGVVFVADSQPGRQQDNVESFRNLQENLLRQGVDPRAVPVCIQYNKRDLPDAMPIATMERTINYRGVRSLGASATTGEGVLETLKCVSELVLAGLAARFQSPESLAR; encoded by the coding sequence ATGTCCCTGGTCAACTATTCGACCCGCGAAATCACCTGCAAGATCGTCTACTACGGTCCGGGTCGATCGGGCAAGACCACGAATCTGCAGCACATCCACAGTCTCCTTCCGGAGGAGACCCGTGGCCGCATCGTGTCGCTGGCGACGGAGATGGACCGGACCCTCTTCTTCGACTTCCTCCCTCTCGATCTGGGTAGGATCTCGGGATTTCAGGTCCGCTTCCAGCTCTATACCGTTCCGGGCCAGGTCTATTACGACGCCACGCGGCGGCTGGTGCTGCAGGGGGCGGACGGGGTAGTCTTCGTCGCGGATAGCCAGCCGGGGCGGCAGCAGGACAATGTGGAGAGCTTCCGCAACCTGCAGGAGAACCTGCTCCGGCAGGGAGTCGACCCGCGCGCGGTGCCCGTCTGCATCCAGTACAACAAGCGCGATCTGCCCGATGCAATGCCGATCGCGACCATGGAGCGAACCATCAACTACCGGGGCGTGCGGTCACTGGGGGCGTCGGCTACGACGGGGGAAGGGGTGCTCGAGACGCTGAAGTGCGTTTCCGAGCTGGTGCTGGCCGGGCTCGCCGCAAGGTTCCAGAGTCCGGAAAGCCTGGCGCGATGA
- a CDS encoding DnaA/Hda family protein has translation MPTPLDPRCSFERFIVGPANRVAAAAAVRAAEAPGRIYNPLVIAGAPGLGKTHLLMAIGQRARMFDAELRVHYETGEEFVDRVTAALAAGTLEAFRAAMASVDLLLLDGLDQVAGKGRTEEELLRLAGEMLGRGRQLVIASEAPPAAIPHLHPSLLERVSGGLNVEIASPDPATRRAIVTRLVANRDQPFPEAVTAALTQLPLASVPAIQEAVDRLLAVADLEGREVRLEDVSRVATMTPHVVQADEFDDFLADISTAVAAVVETAPWRRRLAEAILRWEGEGICTRRLEAALDADSAPDVEALLTSFGRDVGRLRRIARELPPGVAVDPLLLRDPDRLQEAERLLAENAPTAAGSDRPGAVRRAAAGLPRDSFDRWFLDREKLAWDWLALDDRIVEEQR, from the coding sequence ATGCCGACCCCTCTCGATCCTCGCTGCAGCTTCGAGCGCTTCATCGTCGGCCCGGCGAATCGAGTTGCGGCCGCGGCGGCAGTTCGCGCAGCGGAGGCACCTGGGCGGATCTACAATCCTCTGGTCATTGCCGGCGCTCCGGGGCTCGGCAAGACCCACCTGCTGATGGCGATCGGGCAGCGCGCGCGCATGTTCGACGCCGAGCTTCGGGTCCACTACGAGACGGGTGAGGAGTTCGTCGACCGTGTGACCGCCGCCCTCGCGGCGGGCACTCTCGAGGCCTTCCGCGCCGCCATGGCCAGCGTGGACCTGCTTCTCCTGGACGGCCTCGATCAGGTCGCCGGTAAGGGGCGGACTGAGGAAGAGCTCCTCCGCCTCGCGGGCGAGATGCTCGGGCGTGGGCGACAACTGGTGATCGCCTCGGAGGCCCCTCCCGCCGCGATCCCCCACCTGCACCCTTCCCTCCTGGAGCGGGTCAGCGGCGGGCTCAATGTCGAGATCGCTTCTCCCGATCCGGCGACTCGCCGCGCCATCGTCACGCGCCTCGTCGCCAATCGCGACCAGCCATTTCCGGAGGCCGTGACCGCGGCCCTCACGCAGCTCCCGCTCGCCAGCGTGCCGGCAATTCAGGAGGCGGTCGATCGCCTGCTGGCGGTCGCAGACCTCGAGGGACGCGAGGTTCGGCTGGAGGACGTCTCCCGCGTGGCCACCATGACGCCGCACGTCGTTCAGGCCGACGAGTTCGACGACTTCCTCGCGGACATCTCCACGGCAGTGGCTGCGGTGGTGGAGACGGCGCCGTGGAGACGCCGGCTTGCCGAAGCGATCCTCCGTTGGGAGGGGGAGGGGATCTGCACCCGCCGGCTCGAGGCCGCACTCGATGCCGATTCCGCGCCGGACGTCGAGGCGCTGCTGACCTCCTTCGGGCGCGACGTCGGGCGCCTCCGGCGCATCGCCCGCGAGCTCCCGCCCGGGGTGGCGGTAGATCCGCTCCTCTTACGGGATCCGGATCGGCTCCAGGAGGCGGAGCGGCTGCTCGCCGAGAACGCCCCGACGGCAGCCGGATCCGATCGGCCCGGCGCGGTCCGACGCGCGGCGGCCGGATTGCCCCGCGATTCCTTCGATCGCTGGTTCCTGGATCGCGAGAAGCTCGCCTGGGACTGGCTCGCTCTGGATGACCGGATCGTGGAGGAGCAGCGCTGA